A window of Pleuronectes platessa chromosome 20, fPlePla1.1, whole genome shotgun sequence genomic DNA:
tgttggcTTTAGAGCTGCAAGCCCACCTCCACCTGCCATCtacacccattggacggtactagctgtcaatcaccctGCACCCCACTGCGTACCGTGCTCTATGGTCTATCTGACTCTAAATGGACCATCATTTATTAAATGAACCTCAGTTgtgttgaagaagacttgaaaccagAGATCGAGACATTAAATCTCTACAGAAACGTCTTTTTGCATcaagtggagtcgccccctgctggccactcaggagaatacaggtttcaggcacttccGCAGTGGCTTCACTGTCCAGACCTCGAGTCTCCGTCCGTCTCTGGTCAGAGGACGGTGGTCTCCGTCTGCTGGATGGACGGGGCGCGGGAGCTCCTGGGAAACTGGGCGGAGCTCTCGGTGCCGTTCCGGCCGACCGACGCGGCGTGCGGCCTGTAGTCCCGCCCCACGCACTGCTTGAGGGACACGCCCCTCCACGTCCTCCTCAGCTCGCTCTGGACCTGATCGCACAAATCAAAGTTGAGATAAAAGTCTGTgagacagagactcagagactcatgAGGTTAATGTGTGGACGTGTGGAGACTCACCTCGCTGTTCAGGAAGCAGTACAGGACGGCCACGATCAgaccctgaaacacacaaacacacaacgtttagagatttaaaaacactttgtacTGATGCCTGTTCGCACTCGATGTCCGGGTCCACATGCTGCGGTCACTGTGAGAtctaaaaaacacatcacacgCTACCTGGAAGGATCCGAGGCCGAGTTCGAAGAAGATCTTGATGCGGTTCATGTTTTTATTCGGAGGCTCCATCAGGTAGACGAACACCATGTAGTTCATCCCGAACAGAGGGATCAGCAGCAGGGTGGACTTCGCCAGGCGTctggaaaacagacacaaacacacacagctacacactcaCTGCACAAAGGGGATTCATCTACGTTTGATTTGTGTGGCTTGTTTTCTGTAGTGGAGATTTAAAAACCAAAGTATAGAAACACAACAAGCTGTTTGCGAAGACCCTTTCGGAGGACGTGAATCTGGCTGCTATCAacagaaaggtcaaaggtcagacccTACCTGTACTGTGACTGCTCGTTTCCTCCCACGTCCGTGCAGCGCAGCTTCTGCACCAGGATCCGAATGATGCTGATGAACAACACGAAGTTGATCTTGAGTTGAAGAAACACGAAGGAGGAAGATTAGAATTATCAGTCCCTCTGGTTCTACTATTCATTGGTATGTGTTAGAATGAAACTAACATTTTTGTTCTATTCTTTAAACTACGACAACATTTCttccaaattccacattttcagATTTGAGATTCAGATTTAGGATCAATCTGAAGTGGTCTCTTATTGTTTTCCAGACCTGCTTTAAGAATTCTAagcacagaataaaaaaatcagaggattaaaactgaaaagtgTCCAATGGAGAATTATTAAGCCTCAAACTGGCTCcacatcagcttcacacttgtcaCGTGTGTTGTCAGGGGCCTGAGGAACTCACAATGACAGACGCCATGATGGGCCAGTTCATGAGTCTGTTGGGAATGGGGTTTTCATTCGTCTCCCAGCacctgaagacaacaaactAGTGATTACTGACCTCAAATTCGTTATTTTAAGGTTAAAAAGAAGAAAGCTGTGATAGCGTTGTTTCAAAGTTCCATCAGATCGGGACGTGAGCACTGacctggtgtcctccagagttACACGACATACGACCCACGCCACCATGAAGACAAACGGGattcctgagagagagagagagagagagagagagagagagagagagagagagagagagaacgaccTGCGTGTGAGTCGGAGGATCTCACGTGTTCAACAGAAACGATGCAACACAGAagacgagtgtgtgtctgtgaaggtgtcggaggatggaggagcagcCGACCCCAGCCGATGAGCATGTAGACCGACAGCCGGGTGGAGTAGGTGTGGATGACGAGCAGCAGCATGTGCAGGTACAGACCCTCCACCAGCAGCCAGAAGAAGTTCG
This region includes:
- the LOC128426078 gene encoding vasoactive intestinal polypeptide receptor 2, giving the protein MSFTHRIVLLLLGLSLVLTVEGKFPNCQFHWEIERAERECDTQLQQQQTASSTGCHGQWYKVACWQSAALGEVKTLPCPSALIHLFGKSGNLSRNCTERGWSDVYPLIFLACGSTSDEDDPSELVFYRMVRILSTLGHSLSLITLLTSTVIICVFRRLHCMRNYIHLNLFVSFMLRAVAVLAKDALLFSDDENTDCSVQPSLVGCKSSLVFFNYFIMANFFWLLVEGLYLHMLLLVIHTYSTRLSVYMLIGWGIPFVFMVAWVVCRVTLEDTRCWETNENPIPNRLMNWPIMASVIINFVLFISIIRILVQKLRCTDVGGNEQSQYRRLAKSTLLLIPLFGMNYMVFVYLMEPPNKNMNRIKIFFELGLGSFQGLIVAVLYCFLNSEVQSELRRTWRGVSLKQCVGRDYRPHAASVGRNGTESSAQFPRSSRAPSIQQTETTVL